The Candidatus Acidulodesulfobacterium acidiphilum genome includes a window with the following:
- a CDS encoding ABC transporter yields the protein MKSELRAFIAINKREILKFTRQKSRLVTDLSRPVIWLLFVGYGISTLVKMKNGSYMQYIFPGILIMTVLFRSIFSSISIIWDREFGVLKEILVSPVSRKTFVLAKITSGGIISTVQALIMLAFAPFLGIHITVISFLLIAASLFLISCSITAFGIVIASKMTSFEGFNSIINLLVQPMFFVSGALYPIKKFPLFLKILAYINPVTYSVDILKYLFFYDKKKTLFMPETPLIWNFIFIAGFLILMVFLSNFLFEREDN from the coding sequence ATGAAAAGCGAACTTAGAGCTTTTATAGCTATAAATAAAAGGGAAATTTTAAAATTTACGAGACAGAAATCGAGGCTCGTTACCGATCTTTCAAGGCCGGTTATATGGCTTTTATTCGTCGGTTATGGAATTTCCACTCTCGTAAAAATGAAAAACGGCTCTTATATGCAGTATATTTTTCCCGGCATACTTATTATGACGGTACTTTTCAGGTCTATATTTTCATCCATATCGATTATCTGGGACAGGGAGTTCGGCGTTTTAAAAGAAATATTGGTTTCGCCGGTTTCAAGAAAAACGTTTGTTCTGGCAAAAATTACGTCGGGCGGAATTATAAGTACGGTTCAGGCTCTTATAATGCTGGCTTTCGCCCCTTTTTTGGGAATCCATATTACCGTTATTTCATTTTTGCTGATTGCAGCTTCTTTATTTTTAATATCATGCTCCATTACGGCTTTCGGCATAGTAATAGCATCTAAGATGACGTCTTTCGAGGGGTTTAATTCCATAATTAATTTATTGGTGCAACCTATGTTTTTTGTAAGCGGAGCGCTTTATCCTATTAAAAAATTTCCGTTATTTTTAAAAATACTTGCTTATATAAATCCGGTTACTTATTCCGTAGATATACTGAAGTACCTGTTTTTTTACGATAAAAAAAAGACGCTGTTTATGCCCGAAACGCCGCTTATATGGAATTTTATTTTTATTGCCGGTTTTTTAATTTTAATGGTTTTTCTTTCAAACTTTCTTTTTGAAAGAGAAGATAATTGA